One region of Termitidicoccus mucosus genomic DNA includes:
- a CDS encoding AI-2E family transporter — MPTTGPDDNRALLSAGQRRLIGNALTLFACTGAVVLLVFIFMSIGRLLGAFASVLWPIAIAGVMALILRPAVNAVEKRLRGRRPLAVAILYALFVILLAAALVLIVPPLAGQLLDFIAYLPDLWTQGVNYVQQHSPEWIALIERFRANPTIANALDHLQEELGKLPALIMPSLKAFSAGFFAAISFATHFAVVPIYLFFFMLSRADPAHGLSRHLTFLKPSLHDDVVFLVREFINIVVSFFRGQFLIGLIMGVLLAVGFTVVGLRFGLIIGLALGILNIVPYLGTIIGLTITVPLAVLQPGGGPALLALVLLVYVVVQCIEGWFLTPKIMGDRTGLHPAVIIFAIFFWGTAFSGIIGMVMAIPLTAFFATFWRLLNRKYFNNDDRRGGGHAQPAPQPPAAGS; from the coding sequence ATGCCCACCACCGGTCCTGACGACAACCGCGCGCTGCTGTCCGCCGGGCAGCGCCGCCTCATCGGCAACGCCCTCACGCTGTTCGCCTGCACCGGCGCGGTGGTCCTGCTGGTGTTCATTTTCATGAGCATCGGGCGGCTGCTGGGCGCGTTCGCCAGCGTGCTCTGGCCCATCGCGATCGCGGGCGTGATGGCGCTCATCCTGCGCCCCGCGGTCAACGCCGTGGAAAAACGCCTGCGCGGTCGCAGGCCGCTCGCGGTGGCGATATTGTATGCGCTGTTTGTGATCCTGCTGGCCGCCGCGCTCGTGCTCATCGTGCCGCCGCTCGCCGGCCAGCTGCTCGACTTCATCGCGTATCTGCCGGACTTGTGGACGCAGGGGGTCAATTACGTCCAGCAGCATTCTCCGGAGTGGATTGCCCTCATCGAGCGGTTCCGCGCAAACCCGACCATCGCCAACGCGCTCGATCACCTGCAAGAGGAACTCGGCAAACTGCCCGCGCTCATCATGCCGTCGCTGAAGGCCTTCAGCGCGGGATTTTTTGCCGCCATCAGCTTCGCGACGCATTTCGCGGTGGTGCCGATCTACCTGTTCTTCTTCATGCTGTCGCGCGCCGACCCGGCGCACGGGCTCTCGCGGCATCTCACGTTTCTGAAACCGTCGCTGCATGACGACGTGGTGTTTCTCGTCCGCGAGTTCATCAATATCGTCGTGTCGTTTTTCCGCGGGCAGTTTCTTATCGGCCTCATCATGGGCGTGCTGCTCGCCGTCGGATTCACCGTGGTCGGGCTGCGGTTCGGGCTCATCATCGGCCTCGCGCTCGGCATCCTGAACATCGTGCCCTACCTCGGCACCATCATCGGCCTGACCATCACCGTGCCCCTGGCCGTGCTCCAGCCCGGAGGCGGCCCCGCGCTGCTCGCGCTCGTGCTGCTGGTCTACGTGGTCGTGCAATGCATCGAGGGCTGGTTCCTCACCCCGAAAATCATGGGCGACCGCACCGGGCTGCATCCCGCGGTGATCATCTTCGCGATTTTCTTCTGGGGAACGGCGTTCTCGGGCATCATCGGCATGGTGATGGCTATTCCGCTGACGGCGTTTTTCGCGACTTTCTGGCGGCTGCTCAACCGGAAGTATTTCAACAACGATGACCGCCGGGGCGGCGGGCATGCGCAACCCGCGCCGCAACCGCCCGCCGCCGGGTCATGA
- a CDS encoding 3-keto-disaccharide hydrolase — MKLIPFLKTAGLGALLAAGILNCVAAGACCDSAAFAGSRWALTIPGGGIGWLGLTQKPDGKLDALLLWSGGHPRPAPVALKDGALVVTREFKRGDKTFSDVITAKIEGKDMLALTVRHLDDTGAEIRKTETFSGRRIPDLPPRPDLAKVKFGAPVRLIGDTLDNWVVMNPKAYNGWTLKDGVLSNNVVQPDGTKKHGTNLRTRAADFEDFRISFEVNMPPKSNSGVYLRGIYEVQMADTHDQPPGYLNMGALYGRIAPGAAVEKAPGEWQTVETTLVDRHITVVLNGTTIIDNQPVLGCTGGALTSDEFVPGPIYLQGDHSDAHYRNMIVRPVVKE, encoded by the coding sequence ATGAAACTCATCCCCTTCCTCAAAACCGCCGGCTTGGGCGCGCTTCTCGCCGCCGGCATTCTGAACTGCGTCGCGGCGGGTGCCTGCTGCGACAGCGCCGCGTTCGCCGGCTCCCGCTGGGCGCTCACCATTCCCGGTGGCGGCATCGGCTGGCTCGGCCTCACGCAAAAACCGGACGGCAAGCTCGACGCGCTTCTGCTCTGGAGCGGCGGACACCCGCGCCCCGCGCCCGTCGCGCTCAAGGACGGCGCGCTCGTCGTCACCCGCGAGTTCAAGCGGGGCGACAAGACATTTTCCGACGTGATCACCGCGAAGATCGAGGGCAAGGACATGCTCGCCCTCACCGTCCGCCACCTTGACGACACCGGCGCCGAAATCCGCAAAACGGAGACGTTTTCCGGCAGGCGCATCCCCGATCTCCCGCCGCGCCCCGACCTCGCGAAAGTGAAATTCGGCGCGCCCGTCCGGCTCATCGGCGACACGCTCGACAACTGGGTCGTCATGAACCCGAAGGCTTACAACGGCTGGACGCTGAAAGACGGCGTGCTGTCGAACAACGTCGTCCAGCCCGACGGCACAAAAAAGCACGGCACCAACCTCCGCACGAGGGCGGCGGATTTTGAGGACTTCCGCATCAGTTTCGAGGTCAACATGCCGCCGAAGAGCAACAGCGGCGTGTATCTGCGCGGCATCTACGAAGTCCAGATGGCCGACACCCACGACCAGCCGCCCGGCTACCTCAACATGGGCGCGCTCTACGGCCGCATCGCGCCGGGCGCCGCCGTGGAAAAAGCCCCAGGCGAGTGGCAGACCGTCGAGACCACGCTGGTCGACCGCCACATCACGGTGGTGTTGAACGGCACGACCATCATCGACAACCAGCCCGTGCTCGGCTGCACCGGCGGCGCGCTGACATCCGACGAGTTTGTCCCCGGCCCGATTTACCTGCAAGGCGACCACAGCGACGCGCACTACCGCAACATGATCGTCCGGCCCGTGGTGAAAGAGTGA
- a CDS encoding DegT/DnrJ/EryC1/StrS family aminotransferase: MTARRPTRVSAPFLPFTRPSIDEETIAGVAEVLRSGWITSGPQVRAFEAALSAMFGGRPVLAFNSGTCTMEVALRIAGIGPGDEVITTPLSWVATSNVILAVGARPVFVDIDPVTRNIDLALAGQAVTPRTRAIIPVDLAGLPVDRDRLYQIAARHRLRVIEDAAQSIGANWRGRPVGSTGDFVSFSFHPNKNITTIEGGALVLNDEREADLAAQYRLQGVVRSGPDAMDVAVAGGKYNLTDVAARVGLGQLPRLGEVTRRRRELARRYLDLLGAPGLGDLGLGLPPADFEQGNWHMFQVLLPEKLAVPRAAVMQQMHEAGIGTGAHYPVIHLFTLYRGLGWKPGDFPHAERAGRDLLTLPLFPDMTRGDVARVVRELARVIRANLKP; the protein is encoded by the coding sequence ATGACCGCCCGGCGTCCCACGCGCGTCAGCGCGCCCTTTTTGCCCTTCACCCGGCCCTCGATCGACGAGGAGACCATCGCGGGCGTGGCCGAGGTGCTGCGCTCGGGCTGGATAACATCGGGGCCGCAGGTGCGGGCGTTTGAGGCGGCGCTGTCGGCGATGTTTGGCGGACGCCCCGTGCTCGCCTTCAATTCCGGCACCTGCACGATGGAGGTCGCGCTGCGCATCGCCGGCATCGGCCCGGGCGACGAGGTCATCACCACGCCGCTCTCGTGGGTGGCGACCAGCAATGTCATCCTCGCGGTCGGCGCGCGCCCCGTGTTTGTCGACATCGATCCCGTCACCCGCAACATCGACCTTGCGCTCGCCGGGCAGGCGGTGACGCCGCGCACCCGCGCCATCATCCCGGTGGACCTCGCGGGGCTGCCGGTGGACCGCGACCGGCTTTATCAAATCGCCGCGCGCCACCGCCTGCGCGTGATCGAGGACGCGGCCCAGTCCATCGGCGCCAACTGGCGGGGCCGGCCCGTCGGAAGCACGGGGGATTTTGTCTCGTTCAGTTTTCATCCCAACAAAAACATCACCACCATCGAGGGCGGCGCACTGGTGCTGAACGACGAGCGCGAGGCGGACCTCGCCGCGCAATACCGCCTGCAAGGCGTCGTGCGCTCCGGCCCCGACGCGATGGACGTGGCCGTGGCGGGCGGCAAATACAACCTCACCGACGTGGCCGCGCGCGTCGGCCTCGGGCAGCTCCCGCGCCTGGGCGAGGTCACGCGTCGCCGCCGCGAACTCGCGCGCCGCTACCTCGATTTGCTCGGCGCGCCCGGGCTGGGCGACCTGGGGCTCGGGTTGCCGCCGGCGGATTTCGAGCAGGGCAACTGGCACATGTTCCAAGTGCTGCTTCCGGAAAAACTCGCCGTGCCGCGCGCCGCCGTCATGCAACAGATGCACGAGGCGGGCATCGGCACCGGCGCGCACTACCCGGTCATCCACCTCTTCACCCTCTATCGCGGCCTCGGCTGGAAGCCCGGCGATTTTCCGCACGCCGAGCGCGCCGGACGCGACCTGCTCACGCTGCCGCTTTTCCCGGACATGACCCGCGGGGATGTCGCCCGGGTCGTCCGCGAACTCGCCCGCGTGATCCGCGCCAATTTGAAACCATGA
- a CDS encoding bifunctional UDP-4-keto-pentose/UDP-xylose synthase, translating to MTKKILILGVNGFIGSSLVRAILDRTDWEVYGMDIGSHKLDASLGDPRFKFVEGDITINREWIEYHVRKCDVVIPLVAIANPAQYVKFPLRVFELDFEANLDIVRKCVRHGRRVIFPSTSEVYGMSPDAELDEMTTNLVYGPIDKQRWIYAASKQLLDRVIYAYGIHENLDYTLFRPFNWIGPMLDDIMEPKEGSSRLFTQFISNVIFKKPIQLVDGGKQGRSFTFIDDGVDALLRIIENKNGAASRRIFNLGNPANNVTVAELARVIIEVFKEYPAYREQAAQTRIVSVSSGEYFGKYYQDIQTRVPSIAAAREALGWTPQTSLRDAIRHTLDYHLAHAGHELAV from the coding sequence ATGACGAAAAAAATACTCATACTCGGCGTCAACGGCTTCATCGGCAGCAGCCTGGTCAGGGCGATTCTCGACCGGACGGACTGGGAGGTCTATGGCATGGACATAGGCAGCCACAAGCTGGACGCCTCGCTGGGCGACCCCCGCTTCAAGTTTGTCGAGGGCGACATCACCATCAACCGCGAGTGGATCGAGTATCATGTGCGCAAGTGCGACGTCGTCATCCCGCTGGTCGCCATCGCCAACCCCGCCCAATACGTCAAGTTCCCGCTCAGGGTCTTCGAACTCGATTTCGAGGCCAACCTCGACATCGTGCGCAAGTGCGTCCGCCACGGGCGGCGCGTCATCTTTCCCTCCACCTCGGAGGTTTACGGCATGTCGCCCGACGCCGAGCTCGACGAGATGACGACCAACCTCGTTTACGGCCCCATCGACAAGCAGCGCTGGATTTACGCCGCGTCCAAGCAACTCCTCGACCGGGTCATCTACGCCTACGGCATTCACGAGAACCTCGACTACACCCTCTTCCGCCCCTTCAACTGGATCGGCCCCATGCTCGACGACATCATGGAACCCAAGGAGGGCAGCTCGCGCCTCTTCACCCAATTCATCAGCAACGTCATTTTCAAAAAGCCCATCCAACTCGTGGACGGCGGCAAGCAGGGCCGGTCGTTCACCTTCATCGACGACGGCGTGGACGCGCTCCTGCGCATCATCGAGAACAAAAATGGCGCCGCCTCGCGCCGCATCTTCAACCTCGGCAATCCCGCCAACAACGTCACCGTGGCGGAACTCGCCCGCGTCATCATCGAGGTTTTTAAGGAATATCCCGCCTACCGCGAGCAGGCCGCGCAGACCCGGATCGTCTCCGTCTCCTCCGGCGAGTATTTCGGGAAATACTATCAGGACATCCAGACCCGCGTGCCCTCGATCGCCGCCGCGCGAGAGGCCCTCGGCTGGACCCCGCAGACCAGCCTGCGCGATGCCATCCGCCACACGCTCGATTATCATCTCGCGCACGCGGGGCACGAACTCGCCGTCTGA
- a CDS encoding formyltransferase → MNGPRIVFFGYSEAGSECLDLLLARGDHVAALFTHEDAAGENIWFRTPAASARARGIPVFAPGSVNTPEWRDRIASLGPDLILSVYYRHIIGTRILAMPRLGAFNIHGSLLPRYRGRAPVNWAVLHGEPRIGMTLHRMTARADAGAIVDQEGVDIGPRDTAAEAFRKVLPCATRVLARQIDALLAGRAPETPQDETLATTFGARRPEDGRIDWRRTTAQIFNLVRAVADPFPGAFTEPAPGSRLMVWWAEPAAAPRAPGVVPGTILSAAPLVVATGDGALEITRPGWAGAAVPLRSGALLPFAAPSPSSV, encoded by the coding sequence ATGAACGGGCCACGCATCGTTTTTTTTGGATACAGCGAGGCGGGCAGCGAATGCCTCGACCTGCTCCTCGCGCGCGGCGACCACGTGGCCGCCCTTTTCACGCACGAGGACGCCGCCGGCGAGAACATCTGGTTCCGCACGCCCGCCGCTTCCGCGCGCGCGCGCGGGATTCCGGTGTTTGCTCCCGGGTCGGTCAACACCCCCGAGTGGCGCGACCGCATCGCCTCGCTCGGGCCCGATCTCATCCTCTCCGTCTATTACCGCCACATCATCGGCACCCGCATCCTCGCGATGCCGCGTCTCGGCGCCTTCAACATCCACGGCTCCCTGCTCCCGCGCTATCGCGGGCGCGCCCCGGTCAACTGGGCCGTGCTCCACGGCGAGCCCCGCATCGGCATGACGCTCCACCGCATGACCGCCCGCGCCGACGCCGGGGCCATCGTGGATCAGGAGGGTGTGGACATCGGCCCCCGCGACACCGCCGCCGAGGCATTCCGCAAGGTGCTCCCCTGCGCCACCCGCGTGCTCGCCCGGCAGATCGACGCGCTTCTCGCCGGACGCGCCCCTGAGACGCCGCAGGACGAGACGCTCGCCACCACCTTCGGCGCGCGGCGGCCGGAGGATGGGCGCATCGACTGGCGCCGGACCACCGCGCAGATTTTCAACCTCGTCCGCGCCGTCGCGGACCCCTTTCCCGGCGCGTTTACCGAGCCCGCTCCCGGCTCGCGCCTCATGGTCTGGTGGGCCGAGCCCGCCGCCGCGCCGCGCGCCCCCGGGGTCGTCCCCGGCACAATCCTTTCCGCCGCCCCGCTCGTCGTGGCGACCGGCGATGGCGCGCTTGAAATCACCCGCCCCGGCTGGGCCGGCGCCGCCGTCCCGCTCCGCTCCGGCGCGCTCCTGCCATTCGCGGCGCCATCCCCTTCATCTGTGTAG
- a CDS encoding sensor histidine kinase, which yields MKNSFALRLTLRVAALVTLTALIVLALGGWMLRFQGIRSIDIMQDIEGEELAGLLGGSAAPPSAQIKYRIEHHADSDIALYFVQVVNIRGDILYRSANLGETRIPAESDASRHRAIARQRDGGLIHHPTLSAKPDIYRWTIDLDRIGSIRVSEFDAGDLRIQIGTSLAGIHRIVRNYAYVATALVSITALLSLGVGYVFCRMTLAPIRAIESTARRIRADNLSERIPVPPGRDELALLAVLLNRTFDHLETAFAQVRRFTADASHELKTPLSLVRLSAEKLRPRLAGDPEADAMLADLLDETDRMHRIIESLLFIAKVEGGALVLERKPHEMEAFIADFFEDARALAEDRGLRIRVGENTPGRVLIDPHSLRQLLLNLVSNAIAASPPGGLITLDSRRTATGWRLAVTDEGPGLPPEMLERIFERFMRYAPAAGNPGQGLGLSICRSIAELHGGKIRAENRPDCSGLRVVMEW from the coding sequence ATGAAAAACTCCTTCGCCCTTCGCCTCACCTTGCGCGTCGCCGCGCTTGTCACGCTTACCGCCCTCATCGTGCTCGCGCTCGGCGGCTGGATGTTGCGGTTCCAGGGCATCCGCTCCATCGATATCATGCAGGACATCGAGGGCGAGGAGCTTGCCGGTCTGCTCGGCGGTTCGGCCGCGCCTCCCTCCGCCCAAATCAAATACCGCATCGAGCATCACGCCGACAGCGACATCGCCCTTTACTTTGTCCAGGTCGTCAACATCCGCGGCGACATCCTCTACCGCTCCGCCAACCTCGGCGAAACCCGCATTCCCGCCGAAAGCGACGCGTCCCGCCATCGCGCCATCGCCAGGCAGCGCGACGGCGGCCTCATCCATCATCCCACCCTCTCGGCCAAGCCGGACATCTACCGCTGGACCATCGACCTCGACCGCATCGGCTCCATTCGCGTTTCCGAGTTCGACGCCGGCGACTTGCGCATCCAAATCGGCACCTCCCTCGCCGGCATTCACCGCATCGTGCGCAACTACGCCTACGTCGCCACCGCGCTCGTCTCCATCACGGCGCTGCTCAGCCTCGGCGTCGGTTATGTCTTCTGCCGCATGACGCTCGCGCCCATCCGAGCCATCGAAAGCACCGCGCGCCGCATCCGCGCCGACAACCTCAGCGAACGCATCCCCGTGCCGCCCGGCCGCGACGAACTTGCGTTGCTCGCCGTCCTTCTCAACCGCACCTTCGACCATCTCGAAACCGCCTTTGCCCAGGTGCGCCGTTTCACCGCCGACGCCTCGCACGAACTGAAGACCCCGCTCTCCCTGGTCCGCCTCTCCGCGGAGAAGCTCCGCCCGCGGCTCGCCGGCGATCCCGAGGCCGACGCCATGCTTGCCGACCTCCTCGACGAGACCGACCGCATGCACCGCATCATCGAGTCGCTGCTGTTCATTGCGAAGGTCGAGGGCGGGGCGCTCGTGCTCGAACGCAAGCCGCACGAAATGGAGGCGTTCATCGCTGACTTTTTTGAGGACGCCCGCGCGCTCGCCGAGGATCGCGGGCTCCGCATCCGCGTCGGAGAAAACACGCCCGGCCGCGTCCTTATCGATCCCCACAGCCTGCGCCAGCTCCTGCTCAACCTCGTCAGCAATGCCATCGCCGCCTCGCCGCCCGGGGGGCTCATCACGCTGGACTCCAGGCGCACCGCGACCGGCTGGCGGCTTGCCGTGACCGACGAAGGGCCGGGCCTGCCGCCCGAAATGCTGGAGCGGATTTTCGAGCGCTTCATGCGCTACGCGCCCGCCGCCGGAAACCCCGGACAAGGATTGGGCCTGTCCATTTGCCGGAGCATCGCCGAACTGCACGGCGGCAAAATCCGCGCCGAGAACCGTCCCGACTGCTCCGGCCTGCGCGTGGTCATGGAATGGTGA
- a CDS encoding response regulator transcription factor, with translation MKILIVEDERKVGRFVERALAEQNHTPRLVATCAAARDALAESPYDAIVLDLGLPDGDGLDLLREWRAAGFGEPVLILSARDAVSDRIHGLNLGADDYLPKPFSIEELVARVRSLLRRHSGASARATVLEHGGIRLDLLARAATFHGRPVEFTSREFALLELFLQNPGRVLTRTLIAEKIWEASYDMETNLIDVYIRRLRRKFEAGDSAPPLIKTIRGTGYQMV, from the coding sequence ATGAAAATCCTGATTGTGGAAGACGAGCGCAAGGTCGGGCGATTCGTCGAGCGCGCGCTGGCCGAGCAAAACCATACTCCGCGCCTCGTCGCCACGTGCGCCGCCGCGCGCGACGCGCTCGCCGAGTCCCCCTACGACGCCATCGTGCTCGACCTCGGCCTGCCCGACGGTGACGGGCTCGACCTGCTCCGCGAATGGCGCGCCGCCGGCTTCGGCGAGCCCGTGCTCATCCTCAGCGCGCGCGACGCCGTCTCCGACCGCATCCACGGCCTCAACCTCGGCGCGGACGATTACCTCCCGAAGCCCTTCAGCATCGAGGAGCTTGTCGCCCGCGTCCGCTCGCTGCTTCGCCGCCACTCCGGGGCGTCCGCGCGCGCCACGGTGCTTGAGCATGGCGGCATCCGTCTCGACCTGCTGGCCCGCGCGGCCACCTTTCACGGGCGTCCCGTGGAATTCACCAGCCGCGAGTTCGCCCTGCTGGAGTTGTTCCTGCAAAACCCCGGTCGCGTCCTTACCCGCACGCTCATTGCCGAAAAAATCTGGGAGGCTTCCTACGACATGGAGACCAACCTCATCGACGTATACATCCGCCGCCTCCGCCGGAAGTTCGAGGCCGGCGACAGCGCGCCGCCGCTCATCAAGACCATCCGCGGCACCGGCTACCAGATGGTGTAG
- a CDS encoding zinc ribbon domain-containing protein, with amino-acid sequence MSRRPPPECAICGTELSPNARACPNCGADERTGWDGAADLYDGLDLPGEEDTAEAYERFLRNEMPQRARQRKHHFIIIVVCIVLVVAVAMSVLGLR; translated from the coding sequence ATGAGCCGCCGTCCGCCGCCCGAGTGCGCCATCTGCGGCACGGAGCTGTCGCCCAACGCCCGCGCCTGCCCGAACTGCGGCGCCGACGAGCGCACGGGATGGGACGGCGCCGCCGACCTCTACGACGGCCTCGACCTGCCCGGCGAGGAGGACACGGCGGAGGCTTACGAACGTTTCCTGCGCAATGAAATGCCGCAGCGCGCGCGGCAGCGGAAACACCACTTCATCATCATCGTCGTGTGCATCGTGCTCGTGGTCGCCGTGGCCATGTCCGTGCTGGGGCTGCGGTGA
- a CDS encoding glycosyltransferase: MSTCATHFETPPSSSPSPAPSRPVCAVSVVVPVFNEEESLPLLFRRLYSVLDGLGRDYEVIFTNDGSSDGSSALLAAQYRARPDVTRVIEFNANYGQHMAVMAAFESARGDVVVTLDADLQNPPEEIPKLLAQTDAGHDCVGGIRARRRDSLFRREASRLVNFARARMTNIRMTDQGCMLRAYSRAVVGAVIRSGASNTFIPALACSLARSPVEIAVAHEERRNGRSNYSLARLIRLNFDLVTAFTTAPLQLFTLFAMACSAGSLLLVLVLAFRRIFLGAEAEGLFTLFGILFFLVSVCMTGIGLIGEYVGRTYQVVRGRARYHISRVLGFPPEQAPAREEKP, from the coding sequence ATGAGCACGTGCGCCACTCATTTTGAAACACCGCCGTCGTCGTCGCCATCACCCGCGCCGTCCCGTCCCGTCTGCGCGGTCTCGGTGGTCGTCCCCGTCTTCAACGAGGAAGAAAGCCTGCCGCTTCTGTTCCGGCGACTCTACTCTGTGCTCGACGGACTCGGGCGCGATTACGAAGTCATCTTCACCAACGACGGCAGCTCCGACGGCTCCTCCGCTCTGCTCGCCGCGCAGTATCGCGCGCGCCCCGACGTGACGCGTGTCATCGAGTTCAACGCCAACTACGGCCAGCACATGGCCGTGATGGCGGCTTTCGAGAGCGCGCGCGGGGATGTCGTGGTCACACTCGACGCCGACCTGCAAAACCCGCCCGAGGAAATCCCGAAACTGCTCGCGCAGACCGACGCCGGCCACGACTGCGTCGGCGGCATCCGCGCACGGCGACGGGACAGCCTGTTCCGGCGCGAGGCGTCACGGCTGGTCAACTTCGCGCGCGCCCGGATGACCAACATCAGGATGACCGACCAAGGCTGCATGCTGCGCGCCTACTCGCGCGCCGTGGTCGGGGCCGTCATACGTAGTGGAGCGTCGAATACATTCATCCCGGCTCTGGCCTGTTCGCTCGCCCGCAGCCCCGTCGAGATCGCGGTCGCCCACGAGGAGCGCCGCAACGGGCGCTCCAACTACTCGCTCGCGCGCCTCATCCGGCTGAATTTCGACCTCGTCACCGCCTTCACCACGGCGCCGCTCCAGCTCTTCACGCTCTTTGCCATGGCGTGCTCCGCCGGCAGCCTGCTGCTCGTGCTCGTCCTCGCGTTTCGCCGCATCTTTCTCGGCGCCGAGGCCGAGGGACTGTTCACCCTCTTCGGCATCCTCTTCTTCCTCGTCAGCGTGTGCATGACCGGCATCGGGCTCATCGGCGAATACGTCGGGCGCACGTATCAGGTGGTCCGCGGACGCGCCCGCTACCACATCAGCCGCGTGCTCGGCTTTCCGCCGGAGCAGGCGCCGGCGCGGGAGGAAAAACCATGA
- a CDS encoding 4-deoxy-4-formamido-L-arabinose-phosphoundecaprenol deformylase encodes MITLALKVDVDTERGTRLGVPALAALLRESDVPACFLFSLGPDNTGRAIRRVFRPGFFKKVSRTGVVGMYGVRTLLNGTLLPAPHIGQKHAGVMRAVRDAGFETGIHCHDHFRWQDFVRAMPLEKVRAEFAAALAEYQRVFGAPALAAGAPGWQTCANARLVYDEARLLYSSDTRGGAPFFPRIDGRVFDTLEIPSTLPTFDELLGRPGWSDGEIVAHIMRLLRDDALNVFTLHAEIEGMKKQPLFRALLEACRARGVRFVRLDGHARALLRARADIPVRDIVMAPIDGRSGLVATQAERAS; translated from the coding sequence ATGATCACGCTCGCCCTCAAGGTCGATGTCGACACGGAGCGCGGCACGCGCCTCGGCGTGCCCGCGCTCGCCGCGCTGCTGCGCGAGTCCGACGTCCCGGCGTGCTTCCTCTTTTCGCTCGGCCCCGACAACACCGGCAGGGCCATCCGCCGCGTTTTTCGCCCCGGCTTTTTCAAAAAAGTCAGCCGCACCGGCGTCGTCGGCATGTATGGCGTCCGCACGCTCCTCAACGGCACGCTCCTGCCCGCGCCGCATATCGGCCAAAAGCACGCGGGCGTGATGCGCGCCGTCCGCGACGCCGGCTTTGAAACCGGCATCCACTGCCACGACCATTTCCGCTGGCAGGACTTCGTCCGCGCCATGCCGCTCGAAAAAGTCCGGGCCGAGTTCGCCGCCGCGCTCGCCGAATACCAACGCGTCTTCGGCGCCCCCGCCCTCGCCGCCGGCGCCCCCGGCTGGCAGACCTGCGCCAACGCCCGGCTGGTTTACGACGAGGCCCGGCTCCTCTATTCCAGCGACACGCGGGGCGGCGCGCCGTTTTTCCCGCGCATCGACGGACGCGTGTTCGACACGCTCGAAATCCCCAGCACGCTGCCGACCTTCGACGAACTCCTCGGCCGCCCTGGCTGGTCCGACGGCGAAATCGTCGCGCACATCATGCGCCTGCTGCGCGACGACGCGCTCAACGTCTTCACGCTCCACGCCGAAATCGAAGGCATGAAAAAACAGCCCCTCTTTCGCGCGCTGCTCGAGGCCTGCCGCGCGCGCGGCGTCCGGTTTGTCCGCCTCGACGGGCACGCCCGCGCGCTCCTCCGCGCCCGCGCCGACATCCCCGTGCGCGACATCGTCATGGCCCCCATCGACGGCCGCTCCGGCCTTGTCGCGACCCAGGCGGAGCGCGCCTCGTGA